The Candidatus Saccharibacteria bacterium oral taxon 955 DNA segment GAGCAACGCCGCGCTGACGTTGTTCTTCGCTCGACAAGGCTGTCATCATGATAACCTTGATGTTTTTTGTTTCAGTAGTACTGCGGAGGATGTCGAGCATGTCAAATCCACTGATTTTTGGCATCATGACATCGCTCAAAATCAGGTCTGGACGATCCTTGATCGCCATTGCCAGAGCCTCTTCCCCATCACCGGCGGAGACGATGTCGTAGCCTTCCGCAAGGAGGCGGACGCCATAAATCTCGCGTAAGCTTTTGTCGTCCTCTACTAGCAAAATCTTGGTCATAACTATCTCCTATTGTAGTTGGTGAATTGCAAAAAAGCCATACCCCTTATGGTTATTGTTGTCTTGGGGGTATATTGATCGGCGTATTATCCCGTCTCGACAGGTATTGCTCGGGGTTGGCTTCGATTGTGCTGAGGGGCGTGTTGACTAGCTGAACAGCCTCTGATACGGGTGCTGGGGCCACGTGCTGAGGTCCTGGTGCTTGATGTTGAGCTGTAGGGTATTCGGGTGCTGTCATTGGCGTCGGTGTTGATGATGTTGGCGGTGTAGTTACGACAGGCTGCATCGGGGCGTTGGTGGCTACGGAATCTGAAGCCTGGGGATTGTGACCTGGTGCTGTGGCTTGTTGTGGCTTATCGGCTGACTCTTTTTCGGCTTTGAGTTTGGATTGTTCGATTAGCCTTCGCGCTTCATCGTGATCGGTGCGTGGAATTTCAACAAAGAATGTACTGCCGTGCTTGTACTCGCTTTCTACCCAGATACGTCCACCGATGGTTTCGGTGAGTCGTCGGCAGAGGTATAGGCCTAGGCCGGTGCCACCGATTTCGCGCGTGTCGGAGTTGTCGACACGATAGAATTTTTGAAACAAATGAGACTGATCTTCGTGCGGGATACCGATGCCAGTGTCGGCGATACTGATAACTATATGCGAATGATCGCCTGTAACGTCGACGCTCACTTCTCCCTCGGGCGTGTATTTGATAGCATTTTCTACTAGGTTTTGAACAACTTCACGTAAATGGTCGTTGTCTACGTAGGCATAAAAGACTGGATTGAGACGCTTCACCGGATCCTCGACAGAGGTCTCATCAGGATCTGGTTTGTAGATGATGCGGAGATTTTTTTCTTTGGCTTTTGGGGTGAGACCCTCGACGATATCATGAATAAACGGAACTACGTCGATAATTTTTGGATCATTCTTGAGGCGAGAGTCGTCGGCTTTGCTGACGTCTAACAGATCGGCAAATAATCGTCCTAGGTGCTGAGCGGACTCATGGGCCTTTGTGATGAAGTCACGGGCTTTGTCGTCGATTTGTGCGGTAGCTGGGTTGAGAGCTAGCCCGAGATAACCTTCTATACTAGCAACTGGTGTACGCATTTCGTGGCTGGCGGTTGAGATAAACTCAGCTCGCTGGCGTTCATCAGACTTCTCGATAGTGACATCTCGAAAAACAACTATAACTCCGTTGCCAAGCTGGCCAACTGGGTTGACGGAGATGCTAGCCAGGAAGGTCTTGCCAGACTGGGTCTCGAGGCTGAAGTTGTCGTTTTTTTGTGGTTTATGTGTCGTGAGAGCTAGCGCGACGGGGTCATTCGTTTCGGACACGGCTTGATTCTTACTGTCTAGCATCTTGAGGATTGATTTGTAGCTTAAGTTTGTTGCATCTTGCTTGCCCCAGCCAATTAGCTGCTGAGCTGCTGGGTTGATGAGCTGAACGGTTCCCCGTCCGTCTAAAGCAAGGACGCCCTCTCCGATAGCGTTGATAACTACCTCTGAGGTTCCAGCAACCTGGCTAAGCTCG contains these protein-coding regions:
- a CDS encoding PAS domain-containing protein, with translation MIGLILWGRNASSADETKQDRAYNELASELSQVAGTSEVVINAIGEGVLALDGRGTVQLINPAAQQLIGWGKQDATNLSYKSILKMLDSKNQAVSETNDPVALALTTHKPQKNDNFSLETQSGKTFLASISVNPVGQLGNGVIVVFRDVTIEKSDERQRAEFISTASHEMRTPVASIEGYLGLALNPATAQIDDKARDFITKAHESAQHLGRLFADLLDVSKADDSRLKNDPKIIDVVPFIHDIVEGLTPKAKEKNLRIIYKPDPDETSVEDPVKRLNPVFYAYVDNDHLREVVQNLVENAIKYTPEGEVSVDVTGDHSHIVISIADTGIGIPHEDQSHLFQKFYRVDNSDTREIGGTGLGLYLCRRLTETIGGRIWVESEYKHGSTFFVEIPRTDHDEARRLIEQSKLKAEKESADKPQQATAPGHNPQASDSVATNAPMQPVVTTPPTSSTPTPMTAPEYPTAQHQAPGPQHVAPAPVSEAVQLVNTPLSTIEANPEQYLSRRDNTPINIPPRQQ